Proteins encoded together in one Mus pahari chromosome 9, PAHARI_EIJ_v1.1, whole genome shotgun sequence window:
- the LOC110326064 gene encoding LOW QUALITY PROTEIN: nucleophosmin-like (The sequence of the model RefSeq protein was modified relative to this genomic sequence to represent the inferred CDS: inserted 1 base in 1 codon; substituted 1 base at 1 genomic stop codon) has protein sequence MCPLNIALNFVKAARRDGNLRGWLKEEQMKKSHKFSQCGSPPRLAPKQEVRHKFNQKYKQEMCSTLLGVIPSCTSVLWNSRRLFSVRLLPHRSACLHLLEDSMDMDMSPLRPQNYLFGCELKADKDYHFKVDNDENEHQLSLRTVSLGAGAKDELHIVEAEAMNYEGSPIXTLATLKISVXPTVSLGGFEITPSVVLRLKCGSGSVHISGQHLVAIEEDAESEDEDAEDVKLLGMSGKRCAPGGGNKVPQKKVKLDEDDEDDDEDDEDDEDDDDFDEEETEEKVPVKKSVPDTPAKNAQKSNQNGKDLKPSTPRSKGQESFKNQEKTPKTPKVPSSVEDIKAKMQASIEKGSSLPKVEAKFINYVKNCFWMTDQEAIQDLWQWRKSL, from the exons ATGTGCCCTTTGAACATAGCGCTGAATTTCGTGAAG GCTGCCCGGAGGGATGGGAACCTGAGAGGTTGGTTGAAGGAAGAGCAAATGAAGAAGAGTCACAAGTTCAGTCAGTGCGGATCTCCACCTCGATTGGCTCCCAAACAGGAAGTGCGGCATAAGTTTAATCAGAAATACAAGCAGGAGATGTG TTCTACACTCCTTGGCGTGATTCCATCCTGCACGTCTGTCCTGTGGAACAGCAGGCGGTTGTTTTCCGTCCGGCTTCTCCCACACCGAAGTGCGTGCCTCCACCTCCTGGAAGACTCGATGGACATGGACATGAGTCCTCTCAGGCCTCAGAACTACCTTTTCGGCTGTGAACTAAAGGCTGACAAAGACTATCACTTTAAAGTGGATAATGATGAAAATGAGCACCAGTTGTCACTAAGAACGGTCAGTTTAGGAGCAGGGGCAAAAGATGAGTTACACATCGTAGAGGCAGAAGCAATGAACTATGAAGGCAGTCCAA AAACGTTGGCAACTTTGAAAATTTCTGTATAACCAACAGTTTCCCTTGGGGGCTTCGAAATTACACCATCTGTGGTCTTACGGTTGAAGTGTGGTTCAGGGTCTGTGCACATTAGTGGACAGCATCTAGTAGCTATAGAGGAAGATGCAGAGTCTGAAGATGAAGATGcggaagatgtaaaactcttgggCATGTCTGGAAAGAGATGTGCTCCTGGAGGTGGTAACAAGGTTCcacagaaaaaagtaaaacttgatgaagatgatgaggacgatgatgaggatgatgaggatgatgaggatgatgatgattttgatgaagaggaaactgaagaaaaggtccCAGTGAAGAAATCTGTACCAGATACCCCAGCCAAAAACgcacaaaaatcaaaccaaaatggAAAAGACTTAAAACCGTCAACACCAAGATCAAAGGGTCAAGAGTCCTTCAAAAACCAGGAAAAAACTCCTAAAACTCCAAAAGTTCCTAGTTCTGTAGAAGACATTAAGGCAAAAATGCAAGCAAGTATAGAAAAAGGCAGTTCTCTTCCCAAAGTGGAAGCCAAGTTCATTAATTATGTGAAGAATTGTTTCTGGATGACTGACCAGGAGGCTATTCAAGATCTCTGGCAGTGGAGGAAGTCTCTTTAA